A section of the Anabaena cylindrica PCC 7122 genome encodes:
- a CDS encoding proton extrusion protein PcxA has translation MRNSVFSQKIYGFLLAAYRWYLLTPERSLEEAYQTALKIKEIEDQHFQGKKISADSAMYSSTVMDYFEADLKKLLKNARMRLTEFKASRWFSNESKQQAAIKTGIEYPSLALVLEKLGFIDQVIAKYTNDQSEKTPANLTALSTIVADNIVISQPNKPKISVPNNGIKPKRKADATGVLPRSILSTITRLQAELDPESEQDVVQNFRQTQKTTIISIRFILLLIIIPLLTHQIAKAVVVGPLVDHFRGSQTEQIFLNTEMEEEALRELQRFEERIKFENMISNAAPISSEDIEIKMQEKAQEVAEQFQSESANAIKNVFADICSVIAFIWLLIISKSSISVLKDFFDHVVYGLSDSAKAFIIILFTDVFVGFHSPHGWEVILEGISRHWGLPANRDFIFLFIATFPVILDTIFKYWIFRYLNRISPSAVATYHNMNE, from the coding sequence ATGAGAAACTCTGTCTTTAGTCAAAAAATATACGGTTTTTTGCTGGCTGCTTACAGATGGTACTTACTGACACCAGAACGATCTTTGGAGGAAGCTTACCAAACAGCCTTAAAAATCAAGGAAATCGAAGATCAGCATTTTCAGGGTAAAAAAATATCTGCTGATTCTGCTATGTACAGTAGTACTGTCATGGATTATTTTGAGGCAGATTTAAAGAAATTATTAAAAAATGCCCGAATGCGACTGACAGAGTTTAAAGCTAGTCGTTGGTTTTCAAACGAATCTAAACAACAAGCAGCTATTAAAACAGGTATAGAATATCCCTCTCTAGCTTTAGTTTTAGAAAAACTAGGTTTTATTGATCAAGTCATTGCTAAATACACAAATGATCAATCAGAAAAAACTCCAGCAAATTTAACTGCTCTATCTACAATTGTAGCAGATAATATAGTTATTTCCCAACCAAACAAACCAAAAATATCAGTTCCAAACAATGGAATTAAACCAAAAAGAAAAGCTGATGCTACAGGAGTTTTACCCCGTTCAATTTTAAGCACTATCACTCGGTTACAAGCAGAATTAGACCCAGAATCTGAACAAGATGTAGTGCAGAACTTTCGCCAAACGCAAAAAACAACAATTATATCTATTCGATTTATTTTACTCTTAATTATAATACCACTGCTCACCCATCAAATAGCTAAGGCTGTAGTAGTAGGTCCTTTAGTAGATCATTTTAGAGGTTCCCAAACAGAGCAAATCTTCCTGAATACAGAAATGGAAGAAGAAGCACTTAGAGAACTACAAAGATTTGAGGAAAGAATCAAGTTTGAAAACATGATTAGTAATGCGGCACCCATATCATCAGAAGATATAGAAATCAAGATGCAAGAGAAAGCGCAGGAAGTAGCTGAACAATTTCAGAGTGAAAGTGCTAATGCCATTAAAAATGTATTTGCAGATATTTGTTCGGTAATTGCTTTTATTTGGCTGTTAATTATCAGCAAATCTTCTATCTCAGTTCTCAAAGATTTCTTTGATCATGTAGTATATGGATTGAGTGATAGCGCCAAAGCATTTATTATTATCTTGTTTACAGATGTATTTGTCGGTTTCCACTCTCCCCATGGTTGGGAAGTGATTTTAGAAGGTATATCACGACACTGGGGATTACCAGCAAATCGTGATTTTATCTTTTTATTCATTGCCACATTTCCCGTAATTTTAGATACGATTTTCAAATATTGGATTTTCCGGTACTTGAATCGCATCTCTCCTTCCGCTGTTGCTACATACCATAATATGAATGAATAA